The Manis javanica isolate MJ-LG chromosome 13, MJ_LKY, whole genome shotgun sequence region AGGCCCACTAGCCCGCAGGAGGCTTTCCACcatggccctgagccctggggaatccGTGGCCTTTGGAGGGGGCTGCATGTTTCCACccagggcctccattcccagttctcccGGGGGCGAATgtgctttgggccaggtcgctgtccttggggcagagacctcctgctgcagagcacaagctccagatctccaatgggcttcaccccacacctgacattgcagGAAACTGATTCCTGCAGGGGTACCCGTGGCCTAATCCACAGCGGGCCCCAAGAGCCCACCATCCCCGCCCCTAggctctgccgcctcccaggaTGTCCCAGCCCACTGAGGGACACTGCAAGATGTAGgggtgtccctgtccactcaggtgccctggtcccagggacaggactacccaccaggaaacTTGTCCCCAGGTGCTCTCCAGGCGACGTACAGGAGGGCGCTGCAGGGCGAAGATGATGGCACGGAAGGACTCAAAATTTCTGAGagccagacactcctgggagggaagacagagctgagagtgtGGCCGGCTTCTCTGCTCTGgccccccatgaactcctgtccttaaggagacagacacccagggagcccagcacacctggtacctgctgagcagccctcctgggtggaggactgtggctCAACCCAAGCaaggggccagggatggctgtcccacccccGGGGTCTGCGAGTCCAGGTCCGcacgcccctggcaggagggcccagggaccatgcagggcagaccgcaggcacccatcctgagagctggcgAAGGAGGGGACCCCGGGGGCCGTCCCATGACAGACcttggccacctggatccagaactccaccactcgggccctgtcctgggtgGTCGTGCTCGGGcccccgaggcaggaggagatgaccaaATGAAACGTGGTACCAAAGTGCTTGATGACGTTAAGGATGTTGGGGGCCAGGAGCGCAATGGCTTCCCTCAGTGGTTGTCTCTCTACGTAGACCTTGCATTCACCACATTCAACCCTACTGTACAGCTCCTGGGGATGACAAGAGGTgtcatccagctgtgcccctggtgcccctgttcccaggcaggGATCCCTAAGGGCCGGCCCTACTGTCCCCGTGTGGTTAGGgagggcttgggggtgaggagagtctctcagggcacatggtgaatccgtggggaagctgggacgtgtgcccagatcacaggagtccacgtcgggacggcaggtctggggcagcccgtgacacagggaaggcccacccctgaccccggagcccgctccgctcaccgcacacatcagggtcagctgctcggccaccaggcgtGGGGCAAACACCAGGATGCCCCGCTTCCTCTTCCTCGGCAAATCCGGGGTGCTCAtggcacaggggctggtgggctctgggaccacctctggctctgccaggcactgtgccattcctgcaggtgccaTGGGCCCCGCACCTGAGGACTCACGGGGCTCCAGCTCGCGGCctgagaccactcctgggatgtcccaggggctcgcagcacaggggctggtgggctctggaCCTGGACCTGGCTCTGCCACGCCTGGTGCCATTCCACCaagtgccctgggccccaggcccgcgggctcatggggctccagctcagggcctggcccctgggctgaggccactgctgggacatcctctggctctgcaggggctgaggcaggtgaCACCTCCcgtcgctccagcacaggggtctcggGGACCTCCTGGACGGGCTCTAGGCACGAAGCCGGCCCTCCccgtgtctctggagccagctgcttctgccgtgggtctggagcaggacacagagaaatggTCACCCCGGGCCTGATTCCCCGTACCTTACAATGACAGAAGAGCCCTCCCTCACTgtcttgaagggaaccccagtccgggaagcccaccctacATGGTCCTCTGGCCGCAgaccctcaccttccagctctgccaccgtgggccccaggtgctcctcctggaccaagtggtggaggacttggtCCACCAGGGTGGATGAAAGCTGGCTGGCATCGATGGTACAGGGCACATGCTCGAGCTCCCAGGCAAGGCACCTATCCCgtcccatcctggggctgggggaaggccggcgggtggcagagtgagaagcctggtctttccagccacactgccctccgagtccacccttgtgtgggcctggccgctgtgcactcccctgcctgtccaggcacctgcccctcccccttcctgaccctgcgcgtctgtcctgggaccccatcctctcccatcctcccgaataggaagtccccagtcgtcAGCCCGCCCGTGGGATCCCgaagatgagtgacctgctgggctctgctgtgcgCCCCCTGCCCCAAGGCCTACACGCCTCCTCCACCCACTTTGTGCACACAGGCAGTGCCCCCTCCTGGCCCAGTGAACGCTCACTTTCTCAGATCCTCCTCTGGCCCCTCGTCATGCCCCCCATTACATGAGGAGGCGGTGAGGGTATCGCCCGTGATGCTTCCCGGCTGTGAcctgcggatgacgcctgaagtgactgcccgactccaCACGGGACGGGGTCCCAGTactgtgtctgcttccttcactcagttatgCTAAGTGACCCCAAAGGGTCTGCACAAAGTGGGTGCCGCATACTTATTGTGACTGAAGGTAGTCCTACCCGAACCTTcccaggtacccctctgctgtccccagaggtCCCTCGTGTGGCCATGATGAGGACAAGGACCGGGCACAGCCACAGGGAATCGTGAGCCTCCATTCCAAAAGGCTGCttcccatgtgcttttccaaatgagccaggctccaggccactgaTGGGTGAGGCCTAAGGCTTTTCATCGGGTACAGAGAAGTAAGCCCCaaagtggcccagcttggccggCAGTCCTTTCTGCACTGCCAGGCACCAGGGGAGCCCCTCTAAGCTCCTCCCGTGTTCCCCACGGGCACCCTAACGGGCTGATCGCCAGCCACCCTGCCCGTCAGAGGAGCACGCTGAGGCTCAGACACGTGGGGAAGCTCAAGACAccgcgggctgtgggcagaggcccgtcTGGGCCGAGGAGGGGCTGGATGCTCACCGGGGGAGCCGCTGGCCCGTGGCTGGCTGGTCAGCATCCTTTGCAGAGAGTAGGGGCCAAGAAGCATTCCGGCTGAGGGTTGCCCCTGAAGATGACCTTGCCGTGAACAGCCCCTGCTTCTCTTTCACACGTGTGGGCTGGTCAGCGTCCTCGGGAGGGAGGGTGGCCTTGGGAGCGCTCCGGCTGGTGTCTGGAGCTGGTTCCACGCGTCCCGTGCgctttctcccctccctcctcacgCCTGTCCGAGGAACCCTGCGcttggggacctcagtcccatggGCAGATGGCTCAGGTTCAcgctgaggggggcagcagggagatagtcagtgggaaacccaggaaccaccaggacaaGGGAGGTTTGCGCTCACCCGAGAGCCCCCAGCCCTCTGGGATGCAAGCAAGGAGAGGCACGGGGTGCCCCCGGGAGCGAGGTTCCAGGCCGTCTGGAGTGGGTCTCGACCAATCtcatggggcagccctgggagggtccTGGCAGGTTACCAGGCTTGGAATGGGGTCCTGGGGTGTAGGCAGCGtgccccaggtccagggagatggagtaggtaaATCCATCCATCGGCTCCTCCTcgctccccagggtggagctcttCAAAGCCGTAGCCTGGTAGCGGGATAGGAGGCACCGGGGGCTGCgtggacctccccgcagggggcCATGTGGAACCCAACCCTTGTCCCTGagatcaggcacacagggccatctgcctagacatccagtccctcgagggaaggagaggacaccccctgggctcaggattaacatgtgggtggaagtacctggtcccaacactcacctccatgtcctgaatgatgagaccagagctgtgacactcaccgctccctcctccccagccttcagtcccccCAAGCCCCacgcccactgcacacacacaaggAGCCGGGGGAAAAGGTCAGCCCGGGATGGCTCCCAC contains the following coding sequences:
- the LOC140845420 gene encoding ral-GDS-related protein-like; this translates as MGRDRCLAWELEHVPCTIDASQLSSTLVDQVLHHLVQEEHLGPTVAELEDPRQKQLAPETRGGPASCLEPVQEVPETPVLERREVSPASAPAEPEDVPAVASAQGPGPELEPHEPAGLGPRALGGMAPGVAEPGPGPEPTSPCAASPWDIPGVVSGRELEPRESSGAGPMAPAGMAQCLAEPEVVPEPTSPCAMSTPDLPRKRKRGILVFAPRLVAEQLTLMCAELYSRVECGECKVYVERQPLREAIALLAPNILNVIKHFGTTFHLVISSCLGGPSTTTQDRARVVEFWIQVAKECLALRNFESFRAIIFALQRPPVRRLESTWGQVSWKSSWIYRKLKKRNKGLKGKQLLKEARAMVRQWPQSPRASQDTKQQGMIPPLGLILYDALEKQQEHHVDITDFLEEILTYKFLARQYDLEPKEHFLSFFRTVKLLREDQR